The Nocardioides humi genome includes a region encoding these proteins:
- a CDS encoding PucR family transcriptional regulator produces the protein MQPGVSGVRLAQLVRDLGPLVRDVVSGAEDRDPLIRFAEIVDGSLCVVEPSTVLLDVGDGAADDPSVAEALGVPAIIAKHSAELRRRLLASPRLGRAHVVLIEPQASWFHVAGLVRERLGLGTFAGTTGGDSEAFGTDLFEVANAVSELVAGPVTIEDRDFTVIAFSQRNQEVDPARAATVLGRAVPQEYRDLLDAAGVHERLAEAESPLYLELDGLRPRLAMPVWSGGVLLGSMWAVVDGPVGPDREAAFADAARVVALALLRRRAEGRGGRRLRAELLADLLSRTPDAAEARTRLGLADRESRVLAVDLTGIDEEGRYRIADAVALQLTAASPTAAVTTMDDQLYAVVLTDQSAVRIDALASRMLRSIAMPAGYVAVGRSARTLDELIYSRRDVDRSIRVRRRMGSGSEVMFPEENTLGAVLIAAEDYLQSEGVDPVDGVLGRLLAYDRDNATDLLVSLEAYLAAIGDVATAARRLHVHPNTVRYRLRRAAEVGEFDLQDPDTVLLTWLGIRRLQMTGPHSRARRSGGTVDRRSDDDGQ, from the coding sequence ATGCAACCGGGGGTCTCCGGCGTCCGCCTCGCCCAGCTGGTCCGTGACCTCGGTCCACTGGTCCGCGACGTCGTGTCCGGCGCGGAGGACCGCGATCCGCTGATCCGCTTCGCGGAGATCGTCGACGGCTCGCTCTGCGTGGTCGAGCCGTCGACGGTGCTGCTCGACGTCGGCGACGGCGCGGCGGACGATCCGTCGGTCGCTGAGGCCCTCGGCGTGCCGGCCATCATCGCGAAGCACAGCGCGGAGCTCCGACGCCGGCTGCTCGCCTCGCCCCGGCTCGGCCGGGCCCACGTCGTGCTCATCGAGCCGCAGGCGTCGTGGTTCCACGTCGCCGGCCTGGTCCGGGAACGGCTGGGCCTGGGCACCTTCGCCGGGACGACCGGTGGGGACAGCGAGGCCTTCGGCACCGACCTGTTCGAGGTCGCCAACGCCGTCAGCGAGCTCGTCGCCGGGCCGGTGACCATCGAGGATCGCGACTTCACGGTCATCGCGTTCTCCCAGCGCAATCAGGAGGTGGATCCGGCGCGGGCCGCCACCGTCCTGGGCCGCGCCGTACCTCAGGAGTACCGCGACCTGCTCGACGCCGCCGGCGTCCACGAGCGCCTCGCGGAGGCGGAGTCGCCGCTCTACCTCGAGCTCGACGGACTCCGGCCGCGCCTCGCGATGCCGGTGTGGTCAGGCGGCGTGCTCCTCGGGTCGATGTGGGCCGTCGTCGACGGTCCGGTCGGACCCGACCGCGAGGCGGCCTTCGCCGACGCGGCACGCGTGGTGGCGTTGGCCCTCCTGCGCCGCCGGGCCGAGGGGCGCGGCGGCCGCCGGCTGCGTGCGGAGCTCCTGGCCGACCTCCTCTCACGCACGCCCGACGCCGCCGAGGCCCGGACCCGGTTGGGCCTGGCCGATCGGGAGTCCCGCGTCCTCGCCGTCGACCTGACGGGCATCGACGAGGAGGGCCGCTATCGCATCGCCGACGCGGTCGCGCTCCAGCTGACCGCGGCGAGCCCCACGGCGGCCGTGACGACGATGGACGACCAGCTGTACGCCGTCGTGCTGACCGACCAGTCGGCCGTGCGCATCGACGCGCTGGCGTCCCGCATGCTGCGCAGCATCGCGATGCCGGCGGGCTACGTCGCCGTGGGCCGGAGCGCTCGCACCCTGGACGAGCTGATCTACTCCCGCAGGGACGTGGACCGTTCGATCCGGGTCCGGCGCAGGATGGGATCGGGCAGCGAGGTGATGTTCCCCGAGGAGAACACACTGGGTGCGGTCCTGATCGCCGCCGAGGACTACCTGCAGTCGGAGGGGGTGGATCCGGTCGACGGTGTCCTCGGGCGGCTGCTGGCCTACGACCGCGACAACGCGACCGATCTCCTGGTCTCGCTGGAGGCCTATCTCGCCGCGATCGGCGACGTCGCGACGGCGGCACGGCGACTGCACGTGCATCCCAACACCGTGCGCTACCGCCTGCGGCGGGCCGCCGAGGTCGGCGAGTTCGACCTACAGGATCCGGACACCGTCCTGCTGACGTGGCTGGGCATCCGGAGGCTGCAGATGACCGGTCCGCACTCACGAGCGCGACGTTCGGGCGGCACGGTCGACAGGAGGAGTGATGACGATGGGCAGTGA
- a CDS encoding NAD(P)/FAD-dependent oxidoreductase: MGSERIERVGVIGAGSTGLAVAWFLQRSGVEVDVLDRSGVAAGSSRGNAGWLTPALAGPLPEPGILRYGARAVLDPRSPLHVSLRPSRDLWSFLARFARSSTRARWADAMEHLASINAVALDAFDELADAGVRVGASDVDILAVGRTTDDLRHLAAEVAAAAEAGLDAKADVLTGAAARELEPQLTDEVGAGLLLRSQRTIDPGDFCEQLAQDVVRRGGRIFPGVDVVSVHDDGREVEVLDRLGPPRRFDAVVVATGAWLNRLVRPYGVRVPVQAGRGYSFTMPDRPAVSRPVYLPAQRVVCTPLANGTRVAGTMELRAPDAPFREARIQQIAAAVAPYLEGELGGRADEWCGSRPCSADGLPLVGPTRSPRVFVHGGHGMWGITQGPATARLLSDQMLGRRSEVLRPLSPMR; this comes from the coding sequence ATGGGCAGTGAGCGTATCGAGCGGGTCGGCGTGATCGGCGCCGGGAGTACGGGCCTGGCGGTCGCGTGGTTCCTGCAGCGGTCCGGCGTCGAGGTCGACGTCCTGGACCGCTCCGGGGTCGCCGCGGGATCCTCCCGGGGCAATGCCGGTTGGCTGACCCCGGCCCTGGCCGGGCCGCTGCCGGAGCCGGGGATCCTGCGGTACGGCGCGCGGGCGGTCCTGGACCCACGGTCGCCGCTGCACGTGTCGCTCCGTCCGTCGCGCGACCTCTGGTCCTTCCTCGCCCGGTTCGCCCGGAGCTCCACCCGGGCCCGCTGGGCGGATGCGATGGAGCATCTGGCGTCGATCAACGCGGTCGCGCTCGACGCCTTCGACGAGCTCGCCGACGCGGGAGTGAGGGTCGGCGCCAGCGACGTCGACATCCTCGCCGTGGGCCGCACCACCGACGATCTGCGCCATCTCGCGGCGGAGGTCGCGGCCGCGGCCGAGGCGGGACTGGACGCGAAGGCGGACGTGCTCACCGGTGCGGCCGCTCGGGAGCTGGAGCCGCAGCTGACCGACGAGGTCGGCGCCGGGTTGCTGCTCCGGTCGCAACGCACCATCGATCCGGGCGACTTCTGCGAGCAGCTGGCGCAGGACGTCGTCCGGCGCGGTGGGAGGATCTTCCCTGGCGTCGACGTGGTGTCCGTCCACGACGACGGTCGCGAGGTCGAGGTGCTCGACCGGCTCGGGCCGCCCCGGCGCTTCGACGCGGTCGTCGTCGCGACCGGCGCCTGGCTCAACCGTCTGGTTCGGCCGTACGGGGTCCGGGTCCCGGTGCAGGCGGGTCGTGGCTACAGCTTCACGATGCCGGACCGTCCCGCCGTGAGCCGACCCGTCTATCTCCCCGCCCAGCGGGTGGTGTGCACGCCACTGGCGAACGGGACGAGGGTGGCGGGCACGATGGAGCTGCGCGCGCCCGACGCCCCCTTCCGGGAGGCCCGCATCCAGCAGATCGCCGCGGCGGTCGCGCCCTATCTCGAGGGCGAGCTGGGTGGACGGGCCGACGAATGGTGCGGGTCGCGCCCCTGCTCGGCCGACGGCCTGCCGCTGGTGGGGCCTACGAGGTCGCCGCGGGTCTTCGTCCACGGCGGCCACGGCATGTGGGGCATCACCCAGGGGCCCGCGACCGCGCGGTTGCTCTCGGACCAGATGCTGGGCCGGCGCTCCGAGGTGCTGCGTCCGCTCAGCCCGATGCGATGA